The genomic DNA TGAAGAAGTTTCTGAAAAATATGGACATTTGAGTGGTAAGTTGAAGGATTTAAAAAATGCTGTAAATGATCTAAATAGATTAATCACAGAATTAGATATTTTGATGAAGCAAAAAAGAAAAAAAGTTTTTACACATATTAAAAAAGAGTTTTCTAGGTATTTCAAATTACTTTTCAATGGTGGAGGGGCAGAATTAATTGAAATATATGGACGAGAGAAAGATAATGAATTAGACGAAGAGGCTTCTGAAAATAAAGGAAAAAGGGTTTTACAAGGAATTGAGATTACAGCTTGTCCTCCTGGAAAAAAGATTAAACATATAGAATCTTTGTCTGGCGGAGAGAGAACGATGACCTCCATTGCTCTAATTTGTGCAATTTTGCGTGCAAACCCATCACCTTTTGTCGTGTTGGACGAAGTAGAGGCAGCATTAGATGAGTCAAATTCTATACGGTTTACAGAAATTTTAGAAGACCTTGCATCTCGCGCGCAATGTATACTTATTACTCACAATAGAGCAACAATGAACGCTTCGGACTTACTTTATGGAGTCACAATGGGTGGAGATGGTGTAAGTAGTCTAGTATCTGTAAACCTGGAAAATCACGCAAAGACTTGACTTTTTGTGTGATTTCGTATACAATAATCGCATATTTACCGTCACAATTAAATAGATATATTAAGTTATGTTAGCAATAAGACTACAAAGAAGAGGAAAAAAGAAACAACCGGTTTACCGTGTAATTGTTTCTGAGAAACACAAAGATACACAAGCTGGAAGTTTGGAAATTTTAGGGCACTACAATCCACTAGTAAAACCAAGTAAAATTGTTTTAAAAGTAGATAGAATAAAATATTGGATTTCTGTTGGTGCACAACCTTCAAATACAGTATTCAATCTACTTGTAAAAGAAGGTGTTATAAAAGGTGATAAAAAGAAGTCTGTAACAATTACAAATAAAAGACAAGGGAAAATTGATGCTTCAAATACAGAAAAAATTAAAAAAGAAGCTGATGCAAAAGCAAAAGCTTTAGAAGAAAAAGAAGCTAAAAAAATTGCTGCAGAAACTGAAAAAGCTGAAGCAAAAAAAGTAGAAGCAGAAAAAGCAAAAACTGAGGAAACTCCGAAAGAAGAAGAGATAAAAACAGAAGAAATCGAAAAAACTCCTGCTGTTGAGGATAAAGCTGAAACACCTAAAACAGAAGAAGTTATAAAAGAAGAAAAAGTTGAAACTCCAGAAGAAGATGTGAAAACAGAAGGAGTTAAAACTGAAACTGTGGATAAAGAAGTCGAAAAGAGTAAGTAAAATTTATAATTGTATTGACCTTCTTTTAAAATAAATGATATAATTTAGATGTTGTTTAAAAGCATAATCTAATTTAATTAATCCGTAAGTTTAAAATATGGAAAAAGATCAAGAGTTTGTTGAAATGATTGTAAGAAACATTGTAAATAATCCAGAAGATGTTTCTACAACAAGAGAAATTGATGAAAGAGGTGTCCTTATTACACTAACTGTAAATCCTAGTGATATGGGTTATGTGATTGGGCGTCAAGGAAATACAGCTCGTTCTATTCGTACTTTATTAAAAATTGTTGGAGCAAAAGCAAATGCAATTGTAAACTTAAAGATTAACGAACCAGAAGGCGGTCGTCCACCAAGAGTTGAGAGGACTAATAGACCCGAAAGAGTCGAATCCCCAAGAGTTGAAGTTCCAAAAGCTCCAGCTGTAGAGGAGGAAATAGATACAAGTGCTGTAGAAGACTTGAACATCTAAAAAAGAATTAAAAACAAAAACTGCCCAAATTGGCAGTTTTTGTTTTACACTTGACTTTTTTGTATTTTTTATGTAAAATGTTATAGTATTTGAGTAAAGGGTTCGTAGCTCAGTTGGTTAGAGCGCTTGCTCGACATGCAAGAGGTCAGAGGTTCGATTCCTCTCGGACCCACAGATATTTTGAAACAGTCCTACAAAAGGGCAATTAGCTCAGTTGGTTAGAGCGCAGCACTGATAATGCTGAGGTCCCAGGTTCGATTCCTGGATTGCCCACAAATTTAAAATCATTTTTTATAGATGGTTTTTTTATTTTTTTAATGTATAATATAAAATATTCATTATAATAAAAAATATGAAAAATAAAAAAATTATTATTGCATTTTTTGTAGGTTTGCTAATTGTTTGTGGAGGTATTTATTTGTGGCAAGCACAAAAAAATCCATTAAATTTTAAAAGTGATGATATTGGTAAATATGTTTTGGAAATGAATAAATATGAAACAGAAAAGCCTAACAATTTTGAAAGAGCAAAATTTGGCAATGGAAATGATATTGATGTTGGTTCAAGTATAATTTCTCATAGTGTTTTTGTATTGACTGAGCAAAACTGGGACACTGGAAATATGGAAGATGTAAAAATATTTTATTTGGAAGAACGCGAACCGCCAGCTTGTGCACAAGAAGATGTCTGTTTGGACTCAGATAAAACCACTTACTATGGCCCATTCCAAGGGAAAGTATTACAATTACTTCAATAAGATTAATATTTAAATAAAAAATCGTTTCAAAAAGTGATTTTTTGTGTTATAATAAAAGTATTAATTTACAAAATAATATAATATTCCATATTATATATATAATTATTAAAAAATATGAATGAAGAAATGCAAAATGAAACACATAATATGCAAGATAATTCTAAAAATGTTTGGATTTTAGTGGTATCTATTATATTTACAGCTTTAATTGTTGGGATTGGAGTATATTTTTTACAAAGTATAAATATAAAAAATATAGAAAAAAGAATGCAAACACAAAATCAAGAATTACAATCTAAAATAGAGGAAATAAAAGATATATTGGAAACAAAACAGGTTATCATCCAAACAGAAAATAGCGGTGATTTATTACAAAAACAAATAAAAACAACACAGCAAAATTTACCAGAATTTAATACTACAGACGAATATGTTCTTATAATGGATGATTATAAAACAAGCAGACCGTCTGGTCTTATTAGGGCAAAATTTGGAAGTGGTGTTGATATTAATATTGGTTTGGATGGTGTGGCTCATAGCGTTTTTGTTTTGGTCGAACCTGATTGGAATGAAAACGGTAATTTAGATGATACAATGGTGTTTTATTTAGAATTGAATGGAGATCCTAACATAGTAAAATATTACGGTCCATTTCAAGGGAAAGTATTGCAACTCCTTCAATAAGATTAATATCTAAACAAAAAAACCACTTTTTAAAGTGGTTTTTTTGTTTTTTTTAAATCTTCTTTACTTAATTGATTTGTTTTTTTTCTCTTTTTACGCTATAATCCTCTCATAAGTATAAGAAAAAGACTTAATTTAAAAAGATGACTAAAAAAAGTGAAAAATTGGAAAAGTCTGAAGTCGAAGAAGACGGTGAAAAAAACGAAGATGAAACCTTAGAAGATGAATTAGATCTAACACAAGAAAAAAGCATATTTAGGAAAATAGGTAGTTTCTTTTTGGAATTAATAAAAATTGCGCTGTTGGCTGGAATAACTATCGGAGTTGTCCGTTATTTCTTGTTTAAACCTTTTTATGTAAAAGGTCAGTCAATGGAGCCAAATTTTCATGAAAGAGATTATCTAATTATAGACGAAATAAGTTATCGTTTTGGGGAGCCAGAAAGAGGAGAGGTAATAGTTTTTAAAGCTCCGCTAGATAATGAAGATTTTTATCTAAAAAGAATAATTGGTCTTCCTGGAGAGAGGGTAAAAGTAGAAAATAGTAAAATAATTGTGTATAACAAAGATAATCCTGCCGGCGTTGTAGTAGACGAGAGTTATATAATAGAAGAAACGCCTGGTACATATTCTGTCACTTTGGCAGAAGATCAGTATTTTGTAATGGGAGACAACAGAGATGAAAGTTTTGACTCAAGGCGTTTTGGACCAATTTCAGAAGATACAATAGTAGGAAAGGCGTGGGTAAGAGGTTGGCCTTTTAGTAGGGTTTCCTTGTTCAATACCCCAAAATACAATTTTTAAAAAAATAATCGAATAAAATAATATGGTACAGAAAAGTAAGCAAACAAAAAAACCAGCTCCAAAAAAAGCAGTAAAATCTACAACAAAAAAAGCTGTAGAAGAGATGGAAGTAAAAAAGATTCCCACTTTTTCTAGGGTAAAAGGAATGAGAGATATTCTACCTCAAGATGATAATATTTGGAAAAAAATGAGAAGTAAGAGGGCGGAAATGGTAAAAGCTTATGGATATTCTTACATAGAGACACCATTGTTAGAGAGTGCAAATCTTTTTGTTCGTTCTGTGGGAAAAGGAACTGACATTGTAGAAAAGGAAATGTATGTTTTTGATGGTGTTGATAGTTTTGGTAAGACTGCTTTACGCCCAGAAGCTACAGCCTCTGTAGTGCGTGCGTATATTGAAAATGGACTTCATACACTAACTCAACCTGTGAAAGTTTGGTACGAGGGACCAATGTTTAGAAGGGAGAAACCTCAAGCGAATAGATATCGTGAATTTCATCAGTTTGGTTGTGAAGTGATAGGAGACAATCACAATCCAGCAATGGATGCAGAGATTATCTCTGTTGCTTACAATTTTATAAAAGATTTAGGAATAGATGTAAGTATTCATTTAAATAGTATTGGTACTTTGAATGACAGAGAGAGATATTTAGTAGAATTGGTTAGTTATTTGCGTTCAAAGCGTAGTTATCTTTGTGTCGATTGTAAACGCAGAATAAATAAAAATCCACTTAGAGTTTTGGATTGCAAAATGAAAGGTTGTAAAAGTGTAATAGAAGAAGCACCACATATTGTAGATTGGCTTGGTGATAAGTCAAAAGAGTTTTTTATGTCTGTTTTGGAGTATCTAGATGAGCTAGGCTTACCTTACAAGTTAGATTATAAACTTGTTCGTGGACTAGATTATTACACAGATACTGTTTTTGAGCTTTTTCCTGTTGAAAACGACAAAGAAGACAATGGTTCACAAAGTGCTCTTGCGGCTGGTGGTAGGTATGACAAATTAGTGGAACATTTAGGAGGGCAACCTGCTACAGCTTGTGGTTTTGGGATAGGGTTGGAAAGAGTTGCAAACAAATTGAAAGAAAAAATAAAAAACGGCGAAGCTGAAGAGGAGAGTGAAATTAAAATATTTTTTGCACAACTTGGAATTCAGGCAAAAAGAAGGGCACTAGGAATTATAAAAGAGTTGAGAAAAGATGGGATTTTTGTTGGGCACAATCTAGCTAAATCTGCACTAAAAGCTCAATTAGAAATAGCAGATAAAATGCAAACTCCTTATACTCTTATTTTGGGTCAAAGAGAGGTGCAAGATTCTACTATTATAATTAGAGATATGGAATCTGGAATTCAAGAAATTATAGATCAGAAAAAGTTAAAAACAAGACTAAAAAGAATACTTAGTCAGTTGGTTTAATTGGTTATTTTATGTTTTTTTAGTCAACCTGTGGAAAAAGTCTAAAAATAGGTTGACTTATTAGTATTTTTTGTATATAATTTAGATAGGTTAATTCTATAATAAATTGTATTATTTTAGAGTTGGTCTAAGGGTGTGTACTGTGTCTGTGAAAAAGATGTTGTATTCATTCTAAAAATAACTTAAATTTAACCCAATACGGGAGGTGAATTAATCTGTCAGAAATTAAAAGAAGAAAAAGTGAATCATTTGAGGCATTTATGCGTCGTGTGAAGAGAAACTGGAAACAGTCAGGTAAACTTTTGCAGGCGAGGAAGGTAAAATATTTTGACCCTAAAAAAAGTAAAAATCTTAAGAAAAATCAGGCTGTAAAAAAAGCACACAAAGCAGACAAAATAACCTATTTGCGTAAAATAGGTAGAATGCCAGAAGAAGAGAGTTTTAGAAAAAGAAGAAGGTAGAATTATTATGTCTTTAAGAGAACAAATAATAGAATCACAAAAAACAGCAATGTTGGAGCGCAATAAGGTACTACTTAGTACATTGCGTAATTTGTGGTCTGCGATAAAGAATGAAGAAATAGAAAAAAAGCGCAATCTAACTGATGAAGAAGTCCAAGCTGCTGCAAAGCGTCTTGTAAAACAATCTCAGGATGCATTACAAGATTTCAGAAAAGCTGGTAGGGAAGATCTGTCAGAAAATGCTGAAATAGAAATAGAATTACTTAAAAAGTATTTACCAGAACATTTGAGCAAAGAAGAGGTTGAAAAAATAGTAGATAAGGTTGTAAGTGAAAACAGTGATAGTGATCTAAACTTCGGAGTTTTGATGGGGGTGGTAATGCAACATGTAAAAGGAAAAGCAGACGGCGCACTTGTGCGTCAGTTGGTTGACAAACGCTTGAAGTCTAAATAAATTCAAAATGGGGTTGTTTTCAAACATTGTTTCGTTGAAATAGTATTTGAAAACAACCCCATAGTAAAAATCTAAAATAATTTCCCATGCTTGTCTGGATGAGAAACAAAAAATTAGTCAAAAAAGCTACTGCAGTCTTTTATATTATGATTGCAGTGGTTTTTTTGTTTTCAATTTTTTCTTTTAGTGGTACCACAGAAGTTTACGCGCAAGGTGATACTTTTGGATTGGAGAGTGTTGACAGTGTCACAGAGCTTGCAACACAAGATATTCGCATAACAATTGCTAAAATAATACGTGTATTTTTAGGACTTTTGGGTATTATTGCTTTGAGTATTATTATTTACGGGGGTTTTACTATTATGACCTCTGCCGGCAACGAGGAAAAAGTTGCAACTGGAAAGAAAATACTTGTAAACGCTGTTATTGGGTTGGTTATTATCTTATCTTCGTTTGCTATTACTCAGTTTGTATTATCTTCACTCCAAAAAGCTACAGGAGGATTGGCAGGGCTTGGTGGAACAGCAAGAGCGCCAGGTATTCAAGTGTTTGCAGGTAGTGGATCTTTTGGAAAAATTATATCAGATCATTTTCCAGATAGAGATCAAAGAGATGTAAGTAGAAATACAAAAATTTCTGTCACTTTCAATGAATCTATAGACCCTTCAAGCATTGCGATAGACTCAAATGGAAATGGGGTTTTTGGAGATTGTGTGACACCAGATTTAGCAGTTTTTGACTGGAATACTCAGTGCGATGTTTTAAATAAAGATGCTGTAAAGATTTATTCTAACGACGACGCGGATTCTCTCATAGATTCTGCGGTAATAGTCACAGAAACAGATGGAAATATTCTTACTTTTACAATAAAACCTCTTGAATTATTAGGAAATCCAAATGAAAATGTATGGTATACAGTAGATCTTACAGAAAAAATACTTAAAATAGATACAGGAACAAGTGTGTTTGATAATGACAGAGATGGGCATTATTTTTGGGAGTTTGAGGTGGGGACACTTTTAGATTTTGATCCGCCAAAAGTAACATCTGTTTTTCCTACTATGAATTTGGATGTTTCTAGAAATACAATTTTACAAATAAACTTCAACGAGCCAATGGATCCCACATCTTTACAAGGTATTTCAGGTTCTGGTTTTACAAATATTATTTTTGGAGATACTGCTGTTTCTGGAGAATGGAGAATTACAAATGGTTACAAAACAGTAGAATTTGTGTCAACCGAAGCTTGTGGACAAAATAGCTGTGGAGATGTTATGTACTGTCTTCCTGTAGAATGTCCTGACACAGATTTAAATTGTACAGTTCCTTATGAAGTTTTGGTTCGAACTGCGGAGTTAATTTCAGAGAAAAATTCCGAGGCTATTCCTTTTACGGGTGTTATGGATATATCTGGAAATGCATTAGATGGTAATGCTGATGGTGTTTCAGACGGAAAACCAGTAATAGAAAATCCTATAATTTTGGATATTTCAGAAAAAGTACCCGATAATTATTTTTGGGAATTTGGTGTAATAAATGAAATAGACAGAACATCTCCATATATAGAAAATATTTTTCCAGGAATTGACCAGGAAAATGTAAGAGGGTCAGAGCCAATTGAAGTTGGTTTCAGTATGATTATGTGGTCATCATCTTTAAAACAGGCTGAAATACAGGAGTATCCAGCAAACGAGGGTGGAATGGCGGATATTTGGTTTAATATAGGGTCTAAGGTTGTGGCAGATTCAAATGGAATTCAAAAAACAAATATGATTATAAAACATAGAGAGTTTGGACCAAACGGTTTACCGCTTCATTATTTCTCGTCTGTTTCCAGTGATATTAAAAGTATAAACCAAAATTGTGTTTATCCTGGAAAAGGACCGAGTGGAGATAAAAACACCTCACCAACTTGTGTTTACAAAGAAGATAAAGATGGTAATGTGGTAGAAGATTCAAATTGTACACCTGTAAATTTACAAGCTGATACAGACACCGGATGTGTGCAAACTGCAGATCCAGAAGGGCTTACACAGCCAAACTTAGATGATTGTATTTCATTTTTAGAAAGTGTTAGTCAAATAGATTAATTATGAGATTGTTTAAGTCAAAATTTTTCCTATCAATATTTTTTACACTAGTTGTAGTTTCTTTATTTTTTGTTTCGGATATAACTGCTGTTTTTGCACAGCAGGCAGATACTTTTGGTTTGGTGGAGGTCGGTCAAGTTACCGAGCTTGGAACGCAAGATATTCGTGTTACAATTGCAAAAATAATAAGAACACTCTTAGGTTTGTTGGGTGTTTTGGCTGTGTCTATTGTTTTATACGGAGGTTTTGTATATATGACTGCTGGCGGAAGTGAAGATAAACTTGGGCAGGCAAAGAAAATAATTATAAATGGGGTTATTGGTTTGGTGATAGTTATGTCTTCTTTTGCAATTACACAGTTTGTCTTGTCGAGCCTTTCAGATGCAACAGGCTCGGGTAGTGTTGGGCTGTCTTCAAATAATTGTTCAAATACAGAATATGCTATAAACCATCCAAGTGAATGTTTTTCAAATTCAAATTCAGCTTGCACAAAATTTCCATCTTTTTGTAATTCAGCAGACTTCTTTTTTGTAAAAAGCATAACACCTTCTACACCAAACGGAGCAACAGGAATGAATAATATTGTTATAAGAGCAGTATTTAGTAAATCTTTAGCATCAAATACAAATGTAGATTCTATATTTTCAGTTGAAAAAGATGGTATTTCTCAGCCTTTATCTATAAAACTTTCTCAATCTAGACAGGTGGTGGAGGCAACATTTAGAGCTACCACACCTTTGTGCGATGGGACTGTTCCACCAAATGAAACTTGTTTAGAGTTGGGTGATTTTACTATAAAAATTAATCCAGATATAAAAGACACAACAGGTAGAGAATTAACAAAAAATATAAATGGGCAGGAGTACCCTGTTTCAGCAGATTTTTCTGTGGATGTTGAGAACATAGACCACACAAGACCAACTGTCACAAGTATGACAATAGATGGTTCAAATGCAGAAAATCAAAATATTACAATTGGAGATGCACATTCACTTAGAGTTGCAATGATAGATAATACTGGAATTGGTTTTGTAAATATAAACATAAAAAATATAGACACAGGAAAAGTTATAGTAGAGTCTTTTGAGGGTCCAAATCCACTGGACGGATCTTCTGGGGAATTTGTTATAGATTATCCTATTATATTGGGGGCTGATATAAATTCACTAGATAGATTTGATGTTTCTGTCACAATTTACGATATAGATCATAATAGTAGTGTAAGTATTTTAAGCTTTATAGCTCTAGCAGAGAGCTGTACTAATGGTGTTCAAGATGGAGATGAAACAGGTGTTGATACTGGTGGTTCTTGCTCACTTTCTTCTGGTAGTTTTTGTGATGAAGATTGGCAGTGTGCCTCTCAAAAATGTGTAAACAACGAGTGTGTTGCTTGGCCAATGATTACAGATATTGATGCTTGGGATGGTGGATCTGGAAACTGGATTACAATTGCAGGACAGTTTTTTGGAGATAAGGAAGGTCTTGTTGAGTTTGGTACAGATTCCAATGGGGATGGCGAGATAAACGACTTAGATGTGTGGGTTAAAGCCGGTATTGCTATTTGTAGGAGTTTAACTACATGGAAAAACGATTGGATTGTAGTCCAGGTCCCAGATGATTCAGTTTTGCCAATAGGTTCAGAAAGTGCAATTCGTATTACTCTTGGAGACGGTACAGGGCTTAGTGATTCTACTGTCGATAGTCATGGTTCCATATCTGGACCAAACAATGGTTTGTTTACAAAAAACGAAATAAAAAGACCTAGTATTTGTGCCGTTGAATCTGTTTTGGGTTCTAATTCAGCAAAACCAGATGCTGGTTTTGCTGTAATAGGAAAAAACTTCACAGACGATAAAACTGGAAATAAATTTGAGTTTGGTGGTGTAGAATTACCAACATTAATATGGGGAGATTTGGAAATTACAAGTAAAATACCGCTAAATACAAATGCTGGTAAGGTCTCTGTTCAGGTTGAGGTTGGTGGAGAAAGAAGTAATACAGTTCCTTTTACTGTTTTGCCAATTGATAAAAATTTAATACCTTCAATTTCACTTGTAAACCCAGAAAATATAACAGTAGGAAGTTTTGTTACGCTTTCTGGAACTGGTTTTGGTGAAACAACAGGAATTGTTTATATATCTCCAAATTCTGGTGCTACTTGTACAGATATTTTGGCAGAAGGTTGTATTCAGGTGGAAGTTTCTTTACCAAATTTTTGTGGAGATACTTGGAGCTCTAATCAGGTTATTATAAAAATTCCAGATAACACACAATTTGGTGTGTACTATTTGGTTTTACAAAATGATTTTGGACTTCGTACAGATGGATCAGCTTTTGTTTCTGTTGTTGAGGGAGACCCTAGTCCTAGCATTTGTAAGATGATTCCACAGGCCGGGCCAGCACCACTGCCTGTTGGACATCAGGGTTTAGAATTTTTTGGGATTAACTTTTCTACAGACCCAACAGTATATTTTTGGTCTAAAACCGCAACAGAAGACGATCTTAATACTTGGTTGAACGCAACAGGGAATGATGTAAATCAAATAGATCCGGATACTCATATTGTGAGTTATATCCCGAGTACGATAGAAGGATATTCAATGAAAACAGGTCCAATTGCCATCAGCTCTATCGATGGTGTTGTTAGTAATGCTGTAAATTACGAGGTTTCAGATTGTCGTGATGTTGGTGCTCCTGTTGGGTATCAGTGTTGTTCTGTTGGGCCAGACGCTGGAACAATAAAACCAAATGAATTTATTTGTGCAGGAGAGACAAGAGATGCTGGCTATGCTTGGAGATTTACGAGTGGTCTCCTGCCAAATATACCTTTTGTGGTCGAACAGTGCCCAGAATCAAGCGGTTCCGGAGTACCATCTCCAAGTCCCTGGATAAATAGAAAGCAGGGAGCAAATACTTGTTTAAATGCTTTGCCAACAGTTTTGTTTAGTGTGGGAATGAGTGATAGCTCACTTTCAGGAAATATTAGAGTTATTACTTGTGGAGAAGATAGTTTGCCACAGTGTGAAGATGAGGATATTTTTATTGATGTGTCTGCAGATTTTTCTGCTGGTCTGCGGTCTGAAGGATTTGTTTTAAACTTAACTAATAGTAATGGGGATTTAACACCAAACACTTGGTATAGGGTTGAACTTGGAAGTGGTTTGCAATCTCAAGAAATTAGGAGTATTTTGGGTATAGATCAGACAGTAAATGAAAACCTTTTAAAAACAAAATCTTGTGGAGACGGAACTTCTTATTGTTTTGAATTTAAAACAGGAGAAGGTTTATGTACCTTAACTTCTGCAGGTATAATGCCAGGTACTCATACAACAAAAATACTAGGTCCTGTTTTGGACAGAAGATTTTCAAAAGAAAGTGAAACTTCACTGTTCTACCATATATTTGGAAAAGGAGATCAAGAGTGCACGGTTTTAGATGTTGATGGTTTCGGCTGGGACTGGAAGAGTCAAGATGATAATAAGGCAACTG from Candidatus Magasanikbacteria bacterium includes the following:
- the rpsP gene encoding 30S ribosomal protein S16, translated to MLAIRLQRRGKKKQPVYRVIVSEKHKDTQAGSLEILGHYNPLVKPSKIVLKVDRIKYWISVGAQPSNTVFNLLVKEGVIKGDKKKSVTITNKRQGKIDASNTEKIKKEADAKAKALEEKEAKKIAAETEKAEAKKVEAEKAKTEETPKEEEIKTEEIEKTPAVEDKAETPKTEEVIKEEKVETPEEDVKTEGVKTETVDKEVEKSK
- a CDS encoding KH domain-containing protein — encoded protein: MEKDQEFVEMIVRNIVNNPEDVSTTREIDERGVLITLTVNPSDMGYVIGRQGNTARSIRTLLKIVGAKANAIVNLKINEPEGGRPPRVERTNRPERVESPRVEVPKAPAVEEEIDTSAVEDLNI
- the lepB gene encoding signal peptidase I — translated: MTKKSEKLEKSEVEEDGEKNEDETLEDELDLTQEKSIFRKIGSFFLELIKIALLAGITIGVVRYFLFKPFYVKGQSMEPNFHERDYLIIDEISYRFGEPERGEVIVFKAPLDNEDFYLKRIIGLPGERVKVENSKIIVYNKDNPAGVVVDESYIIEETPGTYSVTLAEDQYFVMGDNRDESFDSRRFGPISEDTIVGKAWVRGWPFSRVSLFNTPKYNF
- the hisS gene encoding histidine--tRNA ligase, with product MVQKSKQTKKPAPKKAVKSTTKKAVEEMEVKKIPTFSRVKGMRDILPQDDNIWKKMRSKRAEMVKAYGYSYIETPLLESANLFVRSVGKGTDIVEKEMYVFDGVDSFGKTALRPEATASVVRAYIENGLHTLTQPVKVWYEGPMFRREKPQANRYREFHQFGCEVIGDNHNPAMDAEIISVAYNFIKDLGIDVSIHLNSIGTLNDRERYLVELVSYLRSKRSYLCVDCKRRINKNPLRVLDCKMKGCKSVIEEAPHIVDWLGDKSKEFFMSVLEYLDELGLPYKLDYKLVRGLDYYTDTVFELFPVENDKEDNGSQSALAAGGRYDKLVEHLGGQPATACGFGIGLERVANKLKEKIKNGEAEEESEIKIFFAQLGIQAKRRALGIIKELRKDGIFVGHNLAKSALKAQLEIADKMQTPYTLILGQREVQDSTIIIRDMESGIQEIIDQKKLKTRLKRILSQLV
- a CDS encoding GatB/YqeY domain-containing protein, translated to MSLREQIIESQKTAMLERNKVLLSTLRNLWSAIKNEEIEKKRNLTDEEVQAAAKRLVKQSQDALQDFRKAGREDLSENAEIEIELLKKYLPEHLSKEEVEKIVDKVVSENSDSDLNFGVLMGVVMQHVKGKADGALVRQLVDKRLKSK